A stretch of Carnobacteriaceae bacterium zg-C25 DNA encodes these proteins:
- a CDS encoding YlxQ-related RNA-binding protein: MLNSQKQLNLFGLATRAGMLVSGEETVLSEVKKNKAKLVVIANDLSENTKKKMTDKCHYYKVDCIEQFTTIEMSQAIGKKRSILAFTDNGFANSFKKLAHINTIDENEKGGIG; the protein is encoded by the coding sequence ATGTTGAATAGTCAAAAGCAGTTAAATTTATTTGGTTTGGCGACGCGTGCTGGGATGCTGGTTTCTGGTGAAGAAACGGTGTTATCAGAAGTGAAGAAAAATAAAGCGAAATTAGTCGTTATCGCCAATGATTTAAGTGAGAATACGAAAAAGAAAATGACGGATAAATGTCATTATTATAAAGTGGATTGTATTGAGCAATTCACGACAATTGAAATGAGCCAAGCGATTGGAAAAAAACGCTCTATTTTGGCGTTTACGGACAATGGCTTTGCCAATAGTTTTAAAAAATTAGCACATATTAACACAATAGATGAAAATGAAAAAGGAGGTATTGGATGA
- a CDS encoding YlxR family protein has product MKTRKIPMRKCVVSGEMFPKKELTRIVRQPDGTVVIDATGRLNGRGAYISLNPSLVEKAKKSNVFERQLDVKIDEAFYDELFAYLEHKKARSLLEYVE; this is encoded by the coding sequence ATGAAAACAAGAAAAATACCGATGCGTAAATGCGTGGTATCTGGAGAGATGTTTCCGAAAAAAGAGTTGACACGCATTGTTAGACAGCCAGATGGAACGGTAGTGATTGATGCAACGGGACGATTGAATGGTCGTGGTGCTTATATTTCACTCAATCCAAGTTTGGTTGAAAAAGCGAAAAAATCAAATGTATTTGAGCGTCAATTAGACGTTAAAATTGACGAAGCGTTTTACGATGAATTGTTTGCTTATTTAGAACATAAAAAAGCAAGGAGTTTATTGGAGTATGTTGAATAG
- the infB gene encoding translation initiation factor IF-2, with amino-acid sequence MSKKRVYEFAKEKGLTSKEVMERAKSLGISFQSHMSTMSDADIEKLSKPAQKVAPTVVHKDKNPMVVKAQQSQAKDNRPRPNGATDNRQGGYQQRDNRQGGYQNNRQQGEGGNRQGGYQQRDNRQGGYQGNRQQGEGGNRQGGYQQRDNRQGGYQGNRQQGEGGNRQGGYQQRDNRQGGYQGNRQQGEGGNRQGGYQQRDNRQGGYQGNRQQGEGGNRQGGYQQRDNRQGGYQGNRQQGEGGNRQGGYQQRDNRQGGQARGPRPQFNAFDKDSDDVRPQSRPSQPRQSRVSGDVPVVDTRKPQSRRFQDKPKSPNRDNDYSKKNNNRRNDRRQDDRYGDDRVRNGKKRPAKKVETKKELPQRKFRELPEVLVYTDGMTVAEISKRIYREPSEIIKKLFMMGVMATLNQGLSADAIELLAADYGIEAEAKVVVDNTDLDSFFDAEIDESTLIERAPVVTIMGHVDHGKTTLLDYLRKSSVIDTEAGGITQHIGAYQVDVNGKPVTFLDTPGHAAFSAMRARGADVTDITIIVVAADDGVMPQTIEAINHAKAADLPIIVAVNKIDKPAANPQRVMQELSEHGVIAESWGGDVPFVEISAKFGQNIEELLEMILLVAEIQELKASPDRLALGTVIEARLDPSRGAIATLLVQHGTLHVGDPIVVGNTFGRVRTMVNDHGRRVKNANPSSPVEITGLNEAPQAGDRFVVFEDEKTARAAGEQRAKNAQVEQRNLRQRVTLDNLFASLKEGELKDVNVIIKADVQGSAEALASSLQKIEVEGVRVRIVHSAVGAINESDVTLAAASNAILVGFNVRPTPQAKVQAEAEQVDIRLHNIIYRVIEEIETAMKGLLDPEYEEKVIGEVLVRETYKVSKVGTIAGAYVVSGHIERNCKVRVIRDSIVIFDGELASLKRFKDDVKEVKLGFECGLMIENFNDIEVDDVIEPYVMVEIKR; translated from the coding sequence ATGAGTAAAAAACGCGTTTATGAATTTGCCAAAGAAAAAGGATTGACGAGTAAAGAAGTGATGGAACGTGCCAAATCGTTGGGCATTTCGTTTCAAAGTCATATGTCAACAATGAGTGATGCGGATATCGAAAAATTATCCAAGCCAGCACAAAAGGTAGCGCCGACAGTCGTGCATAAAGATAAAAATCCGATGGTTGTTAAGGCGCAACAATCTCAAGCCAAAGACAATCGTCCGCGTCCAAATGGAGCAACGGATAACCGTCAAGGTGGGTACCAACAACGAGACAATCGTCAAGGCGGATACCAAAATAATCGTCAACAAGGTGAAGGTGGTAACCGTCAAGGTGGGTACCAACAACGAGATAATCGCCAAGGCGGATACCAAGGTAATCGTCAACAAGGCGAAGGAGGTAACCGCCAAGGTGGGTACCAACAACGAGACAATCGTCAAGGTGGATACCAAGGCAACCGTCAACAAGGTGAAGGTGGTAACCGTCAAGGTGGGTACCAACAACGAGACAATCGCCAAGGCGGATACCAAGGTAATCGTCAACAAGGTGAAGGGGGTAATCGCCAAGGTGGGTACCAACAACGAGACAATCGCCAAGGCGGATACCAAGGTAATCGTCAACAAGGCGAAGGAGGTAACCGTCAAGGTGGGTACCAACAACGAGACAATCGCCAAGGCGGATACCAAGGTAATCGTCAACAAGGCGAAGGAGGCAACCGTCAAGGTGGATACCAACAACGAGACAATCGTCAAGGTGGACAAGCGCGTGGGCCACGTCCGCAATTCAATGCGTTTGATAAAGACAGTGATGATGTGAGACCACAATCACGTCCTAGTCAACCACGTCAATCACGTGTTAGTGGCGATGTGCCGGTAGTAGATACGCGTAAACCACAATCACGTCGTTTCCAAGATAAACCAAAATCACCAAATCGTGATAATGATTACAGTAAAAAGAATAATAATCGTCGTAATGACCGTCGCCAAGACGACCGTTATGGAGATGATCGCGTTCGAAATGGTAAAAAACGCCCAGCTAAAAAAGTTGAAACGAAAAAAGAATTGCCACAACGTAAATTCCGTGAATTACCAGAAGTGTTAGTGTATACAGATGGTATGACAGTTGCGGAAATTTCAAAACGTATTTATCGTGAACCGTCAGAAATTATTAAAAAATTATTTATGATGGGAGTTATGGCAACATTAAACCAAGGATTAAGTGCAGATGCCATTGAATTGTTAGCCGCAGACTACGGTATTGAAGCAGAAGCAAAAGTAGTTGTCGATAATACAGACTTAGATAGTTTCTTTGATGCTGAAATTGATGAATCAACATTAATTGAACGTGCACCAGTTGTTACGATTATGGGTCACGTTGACCACGGTAAAACAACGCTATTAGACTACTTACGTAAATCTTCTGTTATTGATACAGAAGCAGGTGGTATTACGCAACATATCGGTGCTTATCAAGTCGATGTAAACGGCAAACCGGTAACGTTCTTGGATACTCCGGGGCATGCGGCCTTCTCAGCAATGCGTGCTCGTGGTGCAGACGTAACGGATATTACCATTATTGTTGTTGCCGCAGATGATGGTGTGATGCCACAAACAATTGAAGCGATTAACCACGCTAAAGCAGCAGACTTACCAATTATTGTAGCGGTGAATAAAATTGACAAACCAGCAGCAAACCCACAACGTGTGATGCAAGAGTTATCTGAACACGGCGTTATTGCAGAATCTTGGGGTGGAGACGTTCCATTCGTTGAAATTTCAGCTAAATTTGGTCAAAACATCGAAGAATTGTTAGAAATGATTCTTTTAGTGGCAGAAATCCAAGAGTTGAAAGCAAGTCCAGATCGTTTAGCGTTAGGTACCGTTATTGAAGCGCGTTTAGATCCAAGTCGTGGTGCTATTGCAACGTTATTAGTACAACACGGAACATTACATGTCGGAGACCCGATTGTTGTCGGAAATACGTTTGGACGTGTACGGACAATGGTCAATGACCACGGACGTCGCGTGAAAAATGCTAATCCATCATCACCAGTAGAAATTACTGGTTTGAATGAAGCACCACAAGCCGGAGATCGCTTTGTAGTGTTTGAAGATGAGAAAACAGCTCGTGCAGCTGGTGAACAACGTGCTAAAAACGCACAAGTTGAGCAACGTAATTTACGTCAACGTGTGACATTAGACAATTTATTCGCATCATTAAAAGAGGGCGAATTAAAAGATGTTAACGTCATCATTAAAGCCGATGTACAAGGTTCAGCAGAAGCCTTGGCTTCAAGTTTACAAAAAATTGAAGTTGAAGGTGTACGTGTTCGTATTGTGCACTCTGCAGTTGGAGCGATTAACGAAAGTGATGTGACATTAGCCGCAGCAAGTAATGCGATTTTAGTTGGTTTTAATGTGCGCCCGACACCACAAGCAAAAGTACAAGCAGAAGCAGAACAAGTGGATATTCGTTTACACAACATCATTTATCGTGTGATTGAAGAAATTGAAACGGCGATGAAAGGGTTGTTAGATCCTGAATACGAAGAAAAAGTAATCGGTGAAGTGTTAGTTCGTGAAACGTATAAAGTGTCTAAAGTCGGAACAATTGCCGGGGCGTATGTTGTTTCAGGTCATATTGAACGTAACTGTAAAGTACGTGTCATTCGTGACAGTATCGTTATTTTTGACGGTGAATTAGCAAGCTTGAAACGTTTTAAAGACGATGTTAAAGAAGTGAAACTTGGATTTGAGTGTGGTTTAATGATTGAAAACTTCAACGATATTGAAGTGGACGATGTGATTGAGCCATACGTGATGGTTGAAATTAAACGTTAG